The nucleotide sequence CTACTACTTTTGAAGCCATGGCCCCGTCATTCGGCGCGCGCCCGCGCCGCCTGAGCGGCTTTGCGCAGGGCGGCCAGCACCGTGTCCGTGCGCGGATGGGCGGCGAGGGGTCGTCGAAACATCATGTACACGGGAGCTCGCTCGGCGATGGGTGCTTCGAGCTGCACGAGCTGGGCGCGTCGACCGGCCCAATGGGGCAAGAACAGCAGGTACTTTCCCGTCTTGCTGGCTTGCACGGCATCGTGGATGCACTCGACCCGCAGAGTGATCTTGCGCGGAACCCCGGGAGGCCAGAGATCCCGCGTTCGCGTCGTGGGACCGATGAACCCATGCTCGGCGAGCTGTTCGAGGCTGACGCTCCCGTGTTGCGCCAAGGGGTGTGCTTCGCTGCAGTACACGCCAAACTCGTTCTCGAGCAGCTGCTCTGCGACCAGATCTTCGTCGCTGGCGGGAGTGGACACGAGCGCGATGTCCAGTTGCCCCGCGCGCAGCTGCGGCGCGGCATTGGCGGCGCCCACGCTGGCTACGTGCAGCACCAGGTCCGGGTGCTCGGCGGCCAAGAGCTCAGCCGCGTCCAGGGCCAACCAGGAAAAGGCCTCGCGTGCCGCGATGTGCACGCCGCCGCGCAGCGACTCGGCGCGCACGTCGTCGATGCCTTCGTCGATCAGGCGCATTGCGCTTCGAACCGAGCGTAGGAAGGTGCGCCCGCGCTCGTTGAGCTCCAAGCGGCGCCCGACACGGTCGAACATGGGTTCGCCCACTTCCTCTTCCAGCAGCGCGACGGCGCGCGAAAGCGCGGACGGGCTGATCCCCAGGTCCTTCGCCGCGGTGGGCAGATGGGTGCGCTCCCCGACGGCCCTGAACGCGGGCAGCCAGTTCCAGAGCGTGTACATACGGCGAACGCGATCCATCGAGCGTGCCCGGGACTTTTGCGCCGGGGCACTGGCGTGTCAACGGCAGTTGCCGCGCACATTCAGCTACCAGACTCGAGGTGCTGGAAGCTGCGGGGCTCGTTCTCCTGTTGCTCTGCCACCTCGCCGTGCACGACGCCGATCTGATCGACGGCGGCCCGTCCGTCACCGGACACGTGGCCTTCAGCGGCAAGAGCAACAACGATCTAGCTGACGCGGGCGTGTGTCGCTTTTCGTGCAAGAGCCCGTGACCGCTCTTCCGGCCGGGACGGCCCGGTCCGACACCGAGCCAGGTGAAACCCGAGTCCAGTGCCACGGTAGCGAGGCATTGCCCGCTTCTGCGGGGACGCTTCTTCCGCGGGGCGTCGTGGCGAGTTCTACCCTCGTGCTCCAGATTGGTGGGGTGCTAGGGTCCGGGGACGGAAGGTCGAGCGGTGGCTGGGCGTAGGTACGGGCACCGTTTCGGCACAAGCGCGCCATGCCAGGTCTAGACCCCTCGCTGCTGCAGCTACTGCCCGGGGCCGTCATTGGCGACCGGTACGAAGTAGTGCGCCGAATCAAGCAGGGTGGCATGGGCGCGGTGTACGAGGTGCTGGACCGCCAAACCAATCGGCGCCGCGGGCTCAAGATGTTGCTGCCGTCGGTAGCGCTGGATGCCGTGAGCCGAGAGC is from Polyangiaceae bacterium and encodes:
- a CDS encoding LysR family transcriptional regulator is translated as MDRVRRMYTLWNWLPAFRAVGERTHLPTAAKDLGISPSALSRAVALLEEEVGEPMFDRVGRRLELNERGRTFLRSVRSAMRLIDEGIDDVRAESLRGGVHIAAREAFSWLALDAAELLAAEHPDLVLHVASVGAANAAPQLRAGQLDIALVSTPASDEDLVAEQLLENEFGVYCSEAHPLAQHGSVSLEQLAEHGFIGPTTRTRDLWPPGVPRKITLRVECIHDAVQASKTGKYLLFLPHWAGRRAQLVQLEAPIAERAPVYMMFRRPLAAHPRTDTVLAALRKAAQAARARAE